TGTCGGCGATTTCGACGCGCAGCTTGTCGCCGACGTTCACCACGTCCTCGACCTTCGCGATGCGCTTGCCCTTGCCGAGCTTGGAGATGTGCACCAGGCCGTCGCGGCCGGGCAGCAGCGAGACGAACGCACCGAAATCCGTTGTCTTGACCACGGTTCCGAGGAAACGCTCCCCGACCGTCGGCAGCTGCGGGTTCGCGATGGCATTGATCCGGTCGATCGCGGCCTGCGCCGAGGGCCCGTCGGTGGCGCCGACGAACACGGTGCCGTCGTCCTCGATGGAGATCTGCGCGCCGGTCTCCTCGGTGATGCCGTTGATGACCTTGCCCTTGGGGCCGATGACCTCACCGATCTTGTCCACCGGAACCTTGATGGTGGTGACCCGCGGGGCGTACGGGCTCATCTCGTCGGGCGCGTCGATGGCCTCGGCCATGACCTCGAGGATCGTCAGGCGCGCATCTTTGGCCTGGCCCAACGCACCCGCCAGGACCTGCGACGGGATGCCGTCGAGCTTGGTGTCCAGCTGCAGCGCGGTGACGAAGTCCTTGGTGCCGGCGCACTTGAAGTCCATGTCGCCGAACGCGTCCTCGGCGCCCAGGATGTCGGTCAGCGTGACGAACCGGCGCTCGGTCTTGCCGTCGATCTCGACATCGTCGGAGACCAGGCCCATCGCGATGCCGGCCACCGGCGCCTTCAGCGGCACACCGGCATTCAGCAGCGACAGGGTGGACGCACAGACCGACCCCATCGACGTGGAGCCGTTGGAGCCCAGCGCCTCGGAGACCTGGCGGATGGCGTACGGGAATTCCTCGACCCCGGGCAGCACCGGGATCAGGGCCCGCTCGGCGAGTGCGCCGTGCCCGATCTCGCGCCGCTTGGGCGAGCCCACGCGGCCGGTCTCGCCGGTGGAGTACGGCGGGAAGTTGTAGTGGTGCATGTAGCGCTTCGAGGTTTCTGGCCCCAGCGAGTCGATCTGCTGGGCCATCTTGACCATGTCGAGCGTGGTCACGCCCAGGATCTGGGTCTCACCGCGCTGGAACAGCGCGCTGCCGTGCGCACGGGGGACGACGGCGACCTCGGCGCTCAGCGCGCGGATGTCGGTGATGCCGCGGCCGTCGATGCGGAAGTGGTCGGTCAGGATGCGCTGGCGCACCAACTTCTTGGTCAGCGAGCGGAACGCGGCGCTGACCTCTTTCTCGCGGCCCTCGTAGGTGTCGGCAAGCCGCTGCAGCACCTCGGCCTTGAGCTCGTCGGTGCGCGCGTCGCGCTCGGCCTTGCCGCCGATCGTCAGCGCCTTGGCCAGCTCGTCGGTGGCCACCGAGGCCACCGAGTAGTAGACGTCTTCCTGATAATCCGGGAACGTCGGGAACTCACCGACGGGCTTGGCCGCGGCCCCCGCCAGCTCCTCCTGCGCGGTGCACAGCACCGCGATGAACGGCTTGGCGGCCTCAAGCCCTTCGGCCACAACGGTTTCCGTCGGTGCCTGGGCGCCGCCCTCGACGAGCTCGATGACCTTATCGGTGGCCTCGGCCTCGACCATCATGATCGCGACATCGGGACCATCCGAGCCGTCAACCTTGCGGCCGGCCACCACCATGTCGAACACGGCCCGCTCCAGCTGCTCGACGGTCGGGAACGCCACCCACTGGCCGTCGATGAGCGCGACCCGCACGCCCCCGATCGGACCCGAGAACGGCAGCCCGCTCAGCTGGGTGGAGGCCGACGCGGCGTTGATCGCCAGCACGTCGTACAGGTCGTTGGGGTCCAGGCTCATGACCGTGACCACGACCTGGATTTCGTTGCGCAGCCCGGACACGAATGACGGGCGCAGCGGCCGGTCGATGAGCCGGCAGGTCAGGATCGCGTCGGTGGAGGGACGGCCCTCGCGACGGAAGAAGGAACCGGGGATGCGACCGGCGGCATACATCCGCTCCTCGACATCGACGGTCAGCGGGAAGAAGTCGAAGTGCTCCTTGGGGCTCTTGCTGGCGGTGGTCGCCGACAACAGCATGTTTTCGTCATCCAGGTACGCGACGACGGCACCGGCGGCCTGTTGGGCCAACCGGCCGGTCTCGAAACGGATGGTGCGGGTGCCGAAGCTCCCGTTGTCGATGGTGGCGGTCGCCTCGAACACGCCCTCTTCAATTTCAGCGACAGACATAGACGTCCGTACGGCCTCTCTTATTCGGCTGTTTCGCGTCGTCACGCGCAACCTGGAGAGGGTCCGCAGGACCCGTTCGGGCCTGCGAGTCACCCTGGGAGCTATCCCGAAGAGCCAGTCTGAATACGGCTACGGCCATCGATCGAAGCGGCCGAGAAGCCCCAGATCCGGAGAGCCCGGCAGCCACTACCGAAGACCGCCCGATGCAGACTGGGCTGCTCCCTCGAAGGTGCGTAGTGACACGCTGGAACGGCACACGCGGATCTGCGTGACCGCACCGTTTGCTCGGGCCGAACCGGCCCAGAACGTCCTCACTCTACACTGGCGGCCCCGCCAGGCCAGCATCGCGCGGGACCGGGCGGGGGTTATCGCCCCGGCGTCGGCGGCGTCAGCGACGCAGGCCGAGGCGTTCGACCAGCGAGCGGTAGCGCGCCACGTCGATCTGCGCGACGTACTTCAGCAGCCGGCGGCGGCGGCCGACCAGCAGCAGCAAGCCGCGCCGCGAGTGGTGGTCGTGCTTGTGCACCTTGAGGTGCTCGGTCAGGTCTGCGATCCGCTTGGTCAGCAGCGCGACCTGGGCCTCCGGGGAACCGGTGTCGGTGTCATGCAGGCCGTAGGTGCCCAGGATTTCTTTTTTCTGCTCGGCTGTCAGCGCCACGAACTATCTCCATCAATCGGTCCGCGAAGGGTGAATGTTTCGGGCGCGGCCACCGCGAACCGCAGCACGCGCCGATGTCGTCCGGCAGTTTAGCAGCGGCGCGACCGCGGGGCGCAAACGCCGAGGCTCCCGCTGGCCGCGGTCACTCGCCGCGCATTACCCCGCGGACAGCAGGGCCCGGGCCCGGTCGGTGTCCTTGCCCATCGCGACGACGAGTTCCTCGGTGGAGTCGAACTTGTGCTGCCCGCGGATGCGGCCGACGAAATCCAGCGCCACGTGCTGCCCGTACAAATCGGCGTCGGTGTCCAGGACGAACGCCTCGACGGTGCGGGTGCGGCCGGAGAAGGTCGGGTTGGTGCCCACGGAGACGGCCGCCTGGTAGCGCTCGCCCGGGACGACGGTGCCGGTCACGGGGCCGTGGCCCAGGACGGTGAACCACGCGGCGTACACGCCGTCGGCCGGGATGGCCGAATACATCGGCGGCGCCACGTTCGCGGTCGGGAAGCCCAGTTCGGCGCCGCGGCCGTGACCGCGCACCACCACGCCCTCGACCCGGTGCGGGCGGCCCAGGGCCTCGGTGGCCGCCACCACGTCACCGGCGTCCACGCAGGATCGGATGTAGGTGGACGAGAACGTGACGGTCTCGTTGCTGTGGTGCTCGGAGAGCAGCGACATCGACTCCACGGCGAACCCGAATCGATCGCCGGCGCGCCGCAGGGTCTCGACATTGCCGGTCGCCTTCTTGCCGAAGGTGAAGTTCTCCCCCACGACGACCTCGACCACATGCAGGTTCTCGACGAGCAGTTCGTGCACGTAGCGGTCCGGCGTGAGTTTCATGAAATCGGTGGTGAACGGCATCACCAGAAAGACGTCGATGCCCAGCTCCTCGGCCAGCTCGGCGCGGCGCGTCAGCGTCGTCAGCTGCGCCGGATGGCTGCCGGGATAGACCACTTCCATCGGGTGCGGGTCGAAGGTCATCAACACCGTCGGCACGTTGCGCGCGCGCCCCGCCTTCACCGCATGAGCGATCAGTTCGGCGTGGCCGCGATGCACACCATCGAACACGCCGATGGTGAGCACACACCTGCCCCAGTCCGTGGGAATCTCGTCTTGGCCGCGCCACCGCTGCACGACCGCAAGCCTACGGCGCCGAGTGCCCGGCCGGGAGATCCAGAGGGCCCGACACCCGCGAGGGTGGCGGGGAACACGCCGGATCCGGATTGGGTTGCCTAAACTTTGTCGTTGTGAGGGCTGACGAAGAGCGTGGCGGTCTCACCGCGGTCGGCCAGGACTACCTCAAGGCGATCTGGAACGCCCAGGAGTGGTCGCTGGACAAGGTCAGCACGAAGATGCTGGCCGAGAAGATCGGGGTGTCGGCCAGCACGGCCTCGGAGTCGATCCGCAAACTGGCCGAGCAGGGCCTC
The sequence above is drawn from the Mycobacterium marseillense genome and encodes:
- the rpsO gene encoding 30S ribosomal protein S15, whose product is MALTAEQKKEILGTYGLHDTDTGSPEAQVALLTKRIADLTEHLKVHKHDHHSRRGLLLLVGRRRRLLKYVAQIDVARYRSLVERLGLRR
- a CDS encoding polyribonucleotide nucleotidyltransferase, producing the protein MSVAEIEEGVFEATATIDNGSFGTRTIRFETGRLAQQAAGAVVAYLDDENMLLSATTASKSPKEHFDFFPLTVDVEERMYAAGRIPGSFFRREGRPSTDAILTCRLIDRPLRPSFVSGLRNEIQVVVTVMSLDPNDLYDVLAINAASASTQLSGLPFSGPIGGVRVALIDGQWVAFPTVEQLERAVFDMVVAGRKVDGSDGPDVAIMMVEAEATDKVIELVEGGAQAPTETVVAEGLEAAKPFIAVLCTAQEELAGAAAKPVGEFPTFPDYQEDVYYSVASVATDELAKALTIGGKAERDARTDELKAEVLQRLADTYEGREKEVSAAFRSLTKKLVRQRILTDHFRIDGRGITDIRALSAEVAVVPRAHGSALFQRGETQILGVTTLDMVKMAQQIDSLGPETSKRYMHHYNFPPYSTGETGRVGSPKRREIGHGALAERALIPVLPGVEEFPYAIRQVSEALGSNGSTSMGSVCASTLSLLNAGVPLKAPVAGIAMGLVSDDVEIDGKTERRFVTLTDILGAEDAFGDMDFKCAGTKDFVTALQLDTKLDGIPSQVLAGALGQAKDARLTILEVMAEAIDAPDEMSPYAPRVTTIKVPVDKIGEVIGPKGKVINGITEETGAQISIEDDGTVFVGATDGPSAQAAIDRINAIANPQLPTVGERFLGTVVKTTDFGAFVSLLPGRDGLVHISKLGKGKRIAKVEDVVNVGDKLRVEIADIDKRGKISLVLVEEDNSAPADAPAATPADAAS
- a CDS encoding bifunctional riboflavin kinase/FAD synthetase — protein: MQRWRGQDEIPTDWGRCVLTIGVFDGVHRGHAELIAHAVKAGRARNVPTVLMTFDPHPMEVVYPGSHPAQLTTLTRRAELAEELGIDVFLVMPFTTDFMKLTPDRYVHELLVENLHVVEVVVGENFTFGKKATGNVETLRRAGDRFGFAVESMSLLSEHHSNETVTFSSTYIRSCVDAGDVVAATEALGRPHRVEGVVVRGHGRGAELGFPTANVAPPMYSAIPADGVYAAWFTVLGHGPVTGTVVPGERYQAAVSVGTNPTFSGRTRTVEAFVLDTDADLYGQHVALDFVGRIRGQHKFDSTEELVVAMGKDTDRARALLSAG